In Ochotona princeps isolate mOchPri1 chromosome 21, mOchPri1.hap1, whole genome shotgun sequence, a single genomic region encodes these proteins:
- the CCR8 gene encoding C-C chemokine receptor type 8, protein MDYTPEPNVTAITDYYPDIFSSPCDGELPQRKSKLLLVIFYCVMFVLGLLGNSLVILVLVAYKKLKSITDIYLLNLALSDLLFVFSFPFLTHYQLDQWVFGAVMCKVVSGFYFIGFFSSMFFITLMSVDRYVAIVHAVCAMKVRTVRMGTALSLAVWLTAIAATSPLLVFYQVASEDGILKCYYFYNQQSMKWKIFTHFEMNILGLLIPLSILLFCYVRILQQLRSCRNRNMTKAIRLVLLVVVASLLFWIPFNVVLFLTSLHDMHILDGCVTNQRLTYATHVTGIISFTHCCVNPVIYAFMGEKFKKYLADIFQKSCSHLIFYLGKKVPRESWEKWPSFHQSSSRSSTVDYIL, encoded by the coding sequence ATGGATTATACCCCGGAGCCCAACGTGACAGCCATAACTGACTACTACCCTGACATCTTCTCAAGCCCCTGCGACGGGGAACTCCCTCAAAGGAAGAGCAAGTTGCTCCTTGTCATCTTCTACTGTGTCATGTTTGTGTTAGGCCTCCTGGGAAACAGCCTGGTCATCCTGGTCCTCGTGGCCTACAAGAAGTTGAAGAGCATCACGGACATCTACCTGTTGAACTTGGCCCTGTCTGATCTGCTTTTTgtcttctccttcccctttctgACCCACTACCAACTGGACCAGTGGGTGTTCGGGGCAGTGATGTGCAAGGTGGTCTCTGGCTTCTATTTCATCGGCTTCTTCAGCAGCATGTTCTTCATCACCCTCATGAGCGTGGACAGGTACGTGGCCATCGTCCATGCTGTGTGTGCCATGAAAGTGAGGACTGTCAGGATGGGCACAGCCCTGAGTCTGGCCGTGTGGCTcactgccattgcggccaccagCCCGTTGCTTGTGTTTTACCAAGTGGCCTCAGAAGATGGCATTCTCAAGTGTTACTACTTTTACAACCAGCAGAGCATGAAGtggaagatcttcacgcacttcGAGATGAACATCTTGGGGCTGCTGATCCCACTCTCCATCCTGCTCTTCTGCTACGTCCGCATCCTGCAGCAGCTGCGCAGCTGCCGCAACCGCAACATGACCAAGGCCATCAGGCTAGTGCTGCTCGTGGTCGTCGCATCTCTGCTCTTCTGGATCCCGTTCAATGTGGTCCTCTTCCTCACTTCCCTGCACGACATGCACATCCTGGACGGCTGTGTCACGAACCAGCGGCTCACCTATGCCACCCACGTCACGGGAATCATTTCCTTCACTCACTGCTGCGTGAACCCTGTCATCTATGCTTTCATGGGTGAGAAGTTCAAGAAGTACCTCGCAGACATATTCCAGAAAAGCTGCAGCCACCTCATCTTCTACCTAGGAAAAAAAGTGCCCCGGGAGAGCTGGGAGAAGTGGCCTTCCTTCCACCAGTCTTCTTCCCGTTCCTCCACCGTGGACTACATCCTGTGA